ATGAAATACCCAAAACAGGAGCAGGCGGGTACCCTATTGCCTTTTTACATCCTAAAGCGGCCAACGGTGTACTTGTTGAACTTTGTGATCCGACGAGAAAGGGAGAAGGTGTGAAGTCGTAATGGACATGTATGATAAGATTAACGAACTTTATGATAAACGGCGGGCAATTGAGCTCGGCGGTGGGGACGAACGTATTGAGAAACAGCATGAAAAAGGAAAGCTGACTGCCAGAGAAAGAATCGATCTCCTTCTGGACGAAGGCACATTCGTTGAATTAAACCCCTACATTGAGCACCGGTGCCTGGATTTTGGCATGGAGAAAGGATCGGCTCCCGGAGAAGGTGTTGTTACCGGATACGGGAAAGTTAACGGCCGGCTTATTTTTCTTTTTGCCCAGGATTTTACTGTCTATGGAGGAGCCCTTGGAGAAATGCATGCTAAAAAAATTGCCAGTGCCATGGACCTTGCAGTAAAAAACAAAGCACCTTTTGTCGGCCTGAATGATTCAGGAGGCGCCAGAATTCAAGAAGGGGTACTTTCCCTTGATGGTTACGGGCATGTTTTTTACCGTAACTCTATTTATTCAGGTGTAATCCCTCAGATCAGTGTCATCCTGGGGCCTTGTGCAGGAGGAGCTGTGTACTCTCCTGCCATTACAGATTTTGTCTTTATGGTTGAAAAAACAAGCCAGATGTTTATTACAGGACCGAAAGTCATCCAGACAGTAACAGGAGAGCAGATCAGTGCAGAGGAATTAGGCGGCGCCTCTGTTCACGGCTCGATCAGCGGAAACGCTCATTTTTCCTGCGAGTCGGAACAAGCTGCCCTGAGTCAGGTGAGAGACTTACTCGGTTACTTGCCGCAGCATAATGAAGAGAAGCCTCCACGGCAGGAGCATAATGGTAATAAGGACGATTTTCTCTACGATCTGCCGGATGTGGTACCTTTTGATCCTGCAAGGCCTTATGATGTCAGGAAGGTTCTTGAAATGGTTGTGGATGAAGGGTCTTTTATGGAGGTTCAAAAATCATTTGCCAAAAATGCAGTGGTTGGTTTCGCAAGAATCGACGGCCGCTCAGTCGGTCTCGTTGCAAACCAGCCAAAAGTAATGGCCGGGGGACTGGACATTGACTCTTCTGACAAGATTTCCAGATTCATCAGGATGTGCGACTGTTATAACGTTCCTCTGATCACGTTTGAAGATGTTACAGGATTTTTCCCAGGGGTAAAACAGGAGCATGGCGGTATAATCCGTCACGGTGCAAAAATTCTTTACGCTTACTCGGAGGCAACTGTACCAAAGATTACGGTCATAACGAGAAAAGCGTACGGAGGTGCTTATGTTGCCTTGAACAGTAAAGCCATCGGTGCAGATCTGGTATTTGCCTGGCCGAATGCTGAAATTGCTGTTATGGGGCCTCACGGTGCGGCAAATATTATCTTTGCAAAAGAGATTAACGAAAGTGAACAACCGGAGGAAACAAGACAAAATAAGATTGAGGAGTACAGGGAGAAATTTGCCAACCCATACGTTGCAGCAGCTAATGGAATGGTGGACGATGTCATCGATCCCCGTGAAACAAGGCAGAAACTTATTCAGAGTCTCGAAATGCTTGAAAGAAAATCAGAGGACCGTCCTAAAAAGAAGCACGGGAATATCCCGTTGTAGGACATTTGATGGTTCCTTTGATATACTAAAAATGAAATAAGGCATATTGGAGGCTTTTACATGATTAACAAACAGCGTTTAGTTGATGAGTTTAAAGAGCTGGTTCAAATTGATTCCGAAACAAAATATGAAACAGCAATTGCAAAAGTACTTAAGGAAAAATTCGAGGCTCTCGATGTACACGTGAAAGAAGATGATACTATTTCTGTCACAGGACATGGAGCTGGAAACCTCATCTGCACACTTGAAGGAAAAAGTGATACAGATCCGATTTACTTTACCTCACATATGGATACGGTTGTACCGGGGAAAGGTGTGACTCCCGTTGAGGAAGATGGCTACATAAAATCTGACGGAACTACTATTCTTGGTGCTGATGACAAAGCGGGACTGGCTGCGATGTTTGAAGCAATCCGCGTTCTTGAGGAAAATAACATTGAGCATGGGACAATCCAATTTATTATTACCGTAGGAGAAGAATCCGGTCTTGTAGGGGCAAAAGCTCTTGATCCAACGGATATCATTGCAAAATATGGGTTTGCACTCGACAGTGACGGAGAAGTCGGAAACATTATTATTGCAGCGCCCACACAGGCAAAAGTTAAAGCGACCGTTTACGGAAAAACAGCTCACGCCGGTGTAGCTCCTGAAAAGGGGGTTTCAGCCATCACAATTGCATCCAAAGCGATTGCCCGTATGCCTCTTGGACGTATTGACGAAGAAACGACAGCAAACATTGGGCGTTTTGAAGGTGGAAGCCAGACAAATATTGTCTGTGATCGTGTTGATATCCTTGCAGAAGCACGTTCTCTTGTGGGTCATAAAATGGAAGAACAAGCAGCCAAAATGAAAGCGGCTTTTGAAGAAGCTGCAAATGAAATGGGCGGCAAGGCAGAAGTAGACATCGATGTGATGTATGCAGGTTTTAAACACGAAGACGGCGACGCCATTGTTGAAACGGCGAAGCGTGCTGCAAAAGCTGTGGGGAGAGAACCTAAATTGCTTCAAAGCGGCGGCGGCAGTGATGCCAACATTATTGCAGGTCACGGCGTTCCAACCATTAACCTTGGCGTAGGGTATGAGGAAATTCATACTACCAATGAACGTATGCCGATTGAGGAATTAGTTAAAACGGCCGAACTTGTTGTTGCTCTTATTGAAGAAGCAGCCAGATAAAACAAGGTTAAGAGTGTGGATTCAGTTAAAAGGCAAGAAGAAAGAAGTTGTCTTAAAAGGTCACTGCAGGAGAAAACCCATTCCTGCCGAGCTTTTTAAATGGCTGTTTTTGGAAAAAATGCTCCTTTCGTGAACGGGATAATAAAGCCAGTGCCCGAGACTCCTGGGGGAGTAGGGGGCCAGAAAAGACCCCGCAAAGCTTTAGGAGGCCACTGAAAAAGTCGAAGTCCGATTATAAGGTCACCACTTTAGGGCTCTGATTGCAACATAAAGTGGGTTTTGATTTTTTGATGTGCTAAAAGTCATTGTCGTTATAAAAACAGTATTGATTGGAGCGAATGCGCAACACTACTTCGGGAAAAGCCAGTTCCGGGGAGACCCCGCAAGCGCGCAGCGCTGAGGATCGAGCCGCCCGCGGAAAGTGCAATGAGCGGAAATCAACACCTGACTTTTCTGAGTCTATTTTAAAAAAAGTACTTTTTCAGTGGCCTCGCGAAGCATGAGGGGGCTTGCCAGCACCACCGCAGAAATCGGAGGGCACGTAGGCTTTATGTGTTTAGATCAATAGCAACAAACTATACGAAAGCAGCTTTTTAAATAGAGCAGGGGCTCCACTAATTGCTTCGAGGTTGACTAAAAAGGTAAATTTTACCTTTTTAGTCAACCTCTTTTTGTTATCTTTTTACTATATCGGGTAAACAGTAGAGAACACCTCGTGTGGAGTTGTGCATTTGTGAAAAAGTGTGACATTTTGTGGTATTCGACACGCCATTTGGCGAAATATGGTATTATATTTAAGAATCTTTTCTATATAAACTTTTAGGCTAAGGAGAAGTGACCCCATGACAGTGAGTCGGAATAATCATCTTTTAATGAATTATATCAGAGGCATGGCAAAAACACTGGAAGAAGAATGGCAGACCAGTGCGCGGGATCTAGGTCTCACATTAGCTGAACAACATATTATGTGGATCGTATACTTAGAAGAAAAAGCATCAATTTCAAGAATAGCCAAGGTAGGACTGTGGGACCGTTCCACAGTAATGCAGGTTATTAAACGGCTGGTGGGTAAAGGGTACGTTAAGGTGTTAAAAGACGACAGAGATTTACGGGTCTCATATGTCATTCTGACTGAGGAAGGCAAAGTCAAACGTCAGCAGACACAAAAAGAATCCTTTGAGCTGTTTGATTTCATAGAGGAATACCAAAAGAAAAACCCTGGATTTATGGAGCAGCTGGTATCATTCCACCGGGAAGCGAACCGCCATTTTCATGGTGATGAATTTGTAGACTGGGTAGAAACAACAACGAAGGAGTATGACATTAAAACATCAGCCTCCGGAAAAGCCTGATTTTTTAATTATCGAAGATGCCTATATTCAGAAAAACGGACTCTTAGTGCTGAACCTGTTCAAGTGCTGATTGATGGTGCCAGAGGGAAGTCCCAGGCTTACTTGTACAATATGAGTGCTCAGTGACAGAAATATTATCATTAGGCGTTTATTCTAGAGAGGAAACAAAAAAAGAGCCGACGGCTGCTTATTGAAGCAGTCCGACTGGCTCTATCAGTTCTCCGTATTCCAGAGACTCAAGGATTAACTCCTCAGAATAACCTATCTTATCTGATAGTTGCTCTATAGAGGGTGAAGGCCATTCGTTTTCCGCGTAGTGGGTCACAGTTTCCACAATAAGGTAAAGAACAGAATCATAGATGGTCTGGTTTCGGACAATTTCCGTCATTTTCGATGACCACCTTTCATGTGGGTTTTATCTATCATAACATACTTTACCATTCATGAAAGCCCTAAGCTGTTATTCATAGGATTCAAGACATTCTTTCATTAAATGCAGGGGTGTTTTTTTATGTCCGGGAACTTCCATCATTTGATTTTTTCCGCAGGGAGACGCATGATGGAGGGAGGAGGGAATCACCATGAACCACAACCGGAGGAAAGGCCGCATTATCTTTCATGTGGATATGAACAGCTTCTATGCCTCTGTTGAAGCGGCATATGACCCTGGGCTCAAAGGGAAACCCCTTGCAATTGCCGGAAATGCAAAAGAAAGAAAAGGAATTGTCGTTACGGCAAGCTATGAGGCAAGGGCACAAGGAGTAAAACCTCCAATGCCTTTATGGGAAGCAAAAAAACAGTGTCCTGAACTTGTTGTCCGTAAGCCGGATTTTGAAAAATACAGGAAAGCTTCTCAGGAAATGTTTCGGATATTGTATGAATACACTCCTCTGGTTGAACCGGTTTCCATAGACGAGGGGTACATGGATGTTACCGAAGCAGCGACAAATAACGCACTCTCCCTTGCAAAGTTGATTCAGGAAAGACTGGTGAAAGAATTAAATCTCCCTTCGAGTATCGGGATCGCACCGAATAAATTCCTTGCAAAAATGGCCAGTGATATGAAAAAGCCGATGGGAATAACCGTTTTAAGAAAACGTGAAATTAAAAATATCCTCTGGCCTATGAAAACCCAAGATATGCACGGTATCGGGGAAAAGACGGCAGAGAAATTAGAGAAGTACGGTATTTTTACAATTGGCGACCTTGCACAATCAGATCCTGATCAGTTGAAAGAAAGGCTCGGTATTGGCGGGCTCAGGTTATATGAAAAAGCAAACGGTATTGATCTTCGGCCCGTTGACCCTGATGCTGTAAATGAATTTAAAAGTATTGGCAATTCAACGACAATGCCAGAAGATATCACGGACTCTGCAAAGGTGAGGAAAGTTCTGATGAATCTTGCAGATTCAGTAGCCAGACGGATGAGAAAAAAAGAAGTGTACGCCTGGAATGTTCAGATAACCATTCGTTATCATGATCGAAAAACGATTACACGAAGCAGGAAACTGCAATATCCTGTCCGGTCACACCAGGAGCTGTTTGATGCATCATGGCTTCTTTTCGAGAAATACTGGACCCGTGAACCTGTAAGATTACTCGGTATCACAGCTATGGATCTTGTAGAGAAAGATTATGCCTACAAACAGCTTGATTTGTTCTCGTACAAAAAAGATATTAAAGATCATCAGCTTTCAAGTGCTGTTGATTCGATTCGGGATAAGTTTGGAGAAAGCATTCTTTTAAAAGGTGCCCAGCTGTCTAAAGACAGAAGTGACCAATTAAGGGATCAGAAAAGGAGAGGAACAAGCCTTGAAAAAGACTTTTTAAGAGATAATTTGTTTGATAATGACTAGGGCGATGTAAAAAAAATCCCGTAACTGATGTTGCTCATTGCTTTGAGGTTGATTCAAAAGGTATAAGCCAACCTTTTGAGTCAACCTCTTTTTTATTTTGTTTTCTTCAGAACGAAAGCGGAACTGCCGATATAATGGCTGACAATAAAGAGGTGAACGATAGTATGAATATACATACAGAGGCGGTAAACGGCCAGTCCGGCAGAAATGAAAGGCATGTACAACTCAGCCGTGGAGATATAGTTGAAGCAAAAATTACGGATAGAAAATCTGACAGGGAAGCAGTTGTATCAATCAGAGGGCAGAAGATGACCGCTTCTTTTGACAACGGTGTACCTGCGGCCTCCCGTGCATCAATAGAAATAACCGGGAAAACAGAAGAAGGCATCCGTGTCAGAGTAATTACAGAGGCTGCTTCTTCCCCTTCTTATTCCGGTGGACCATCGGTTGAAAAAACACTGTCAAAACTAGGCATAAAGGATCCGAGCCCGGAATTCAGAGCTGCTGCAGAGCGTTTTTTAAGTGCCGGAGCGGAATTGACAAAAGAGAATGTTAGAGAGCTGCAGCAATACGTGGAGCGTGGGCAGGGGACGGTAACTCAGCGGATGGAAACGATCGATCAGGCTGCAAGGCGACAGCTTGAGCCTGTCCGGTCACATTTACTGGCTTTACATCAATCTCTCCACGAAAGGGCTCTTAATACACAAATACAGGAGATGAAGAATGCTAAAAGCACCACGTCCCGTATAGGCTCATTCGGCGAAATCATTGAAAATCTCCGTTCCAAAATCCGGAGCAGTCAGGCAGTGGATGGTACAATCCAGAACTTAAAAAGAGCACTCCTGGAACAAAATCTGCATGGGAATCACCAACGCAGTATTTCGGAGCTGACTCAACGAATAACCAGTCTGATTCAGAGCGGAAAGGGGCTTGATGCGTTAAGTCTTGTGGATAACCTGGCGAACGTTCTAAATAAGAGCAACAACGTATTTCCAGTTACAGCAGTCGGGCATATGCAGAACGCACTGGTTAATGAACCTAGCTTAAAAGAAGCAGTATCAAAGATCCGGGAGTTGGCACATAGCTCTTTAACAACAGAACAGAGGACTTTTTTGGAAGGTCAGATCATTCAGGCAGAAACGTTTACGGCAAAAGGGCGTGAACTCAAGGCAAGACAGGTTGTAGCAGGCGCCCTGGAGGCGCTCAGCAGCACATCCCTCCCGGCAGAGTCTTCCGGAGCCGGCAGTACGCGTCCTGATCCTGGCCGTTATCTTGACAATGATTTTTTATCCACCCTTCCGGTAACTTCAAAAGACTATGTCGTTACTACTGTATCAGAACGGATGGCTCTTGCCACCGACGATTTTAAACTGATGCAGAGAGATGTTTCGAGACAATTGGACCGGATCGCACATATTACGATGCACGTTCGCACTGCTACACAGGTAAAACCGATGCTGGAAACCGTTATCCATCAGCTTGATAAAGCATTAATGAAAAGTGACTGGCTTCTTTTCGCAGATATGAAGACTGAACGGCGGATGCTGGAAGCGAGCAGTCAGCTTACCCGGGCAAAGGAGCTTATTGCAAGAGGGGAACATCATTCGGCCAGACAGCTCATCAAAGAGGTTCAGCAGACAGTTAACACTCTGAACTTTAAACCTGCGGATACAAAAGTGAAGCATTTTGCTACACAGCAGGCTGAGTGGCATGAGAAACGTCCAGTTCAAGACAGGCTGAATTCCTATGTAAAGGATGCGGCAAGATCTCTTGTCCAAAATGATCATTCCGGCCGGCAGGTGTTTGAAGGAATAAGGCAGCTGGGGTATTCCCGCGAATCAGAAATTGCAAGAATTCTGGCAGCAGGTAAAGGAAATGTAGAAGAGGCAAACCAGAAAAACGTAAGAGGGCTTCTTCTTCAGATGATTAAAAGTGATGAAGAGAGTGGGCGTAATCAGGCGCAACAGGTATTGATGACTTCAACAGGCCAGCAGCTTCTTGCCAGAAGTGACTCACAGCACTCGAACCTTCAGTCCCTGCTTCTGCAGTTACCCGTGCTGCTGGAGGGTCAGACTGAAAATCTGCAGGTGTTTATTAATGGCAGAAATAAATACAATGATCAGCTGGACTGGGAAAACTGCAACCTTTATTTCCTAATGGAAACGAAGAAATTGGGGGAAATAGGGATATCCCTTCAGGTGACTAACAGAACGCTTAACATTACGCTTAAAAATGATCTGCCTGGTTTCAAACACAAGCTTGAACCATTTACAAAAGCCTGCTTAAAACGACTTGAACAAGTAGGGTATACAGCCGGGGATATTCACTTTAAACCCCTTCACGATAAAGATACACCTGCTGTTCCATCTAAAAAAATTACGCCTCAGGCTACTCAGAAAGGGTTTGATTATAAAATATGATCGTCAGCCAGCACTTTAATCAAATTAAACGAAAGAGGACGAATGGACCTTCAGCCGCCGTGGTGCAGTACGATGAATCGGCCGGAGACGCTCCTCTGGTAGTTGCTCAGGGGAAGGGTGAAGTAGCCGGTCAGATTATTGCACTCGCAAAGGAACATGGTATTCCTCTGGAGGAGGATGCCAGCCTCCTGGCGAATCTTCTGGATCTGGACCTGGGGGATCAGGTCCCTCCACAACTATATTCTGTCATGGCTGAAATCCTTCTGCTGATCGAAGAAATCGATCACAGCTATTAATCTCATCGGAGGTGTAACCGATATAAGAAAGAGAAACGTTCTGAAGGGAGAACCCTCCATGATTAGTAATGAAGCCTTATATAAAAAAACGTCCCAGGAAATAACAGCTCTGTTGTACGAGGCGCTGATAAATAACCTAGAAGAAGGAAAAGGAAATATCGAATGTGCTGACTACTTGAAAGCCAACCTTCATCTGCAAAAATCAGCTGACATCCTGCAAAGGCTCGGGGCCGGACTGAACTATGAAGCCGGCATTGTTGCAGATCAGCTTGAGTCCTTATACCAGTACATATCCACTCTCGTCCTTGAAGCGAATCTGAAGAAAGACACCGTGAAAATTGATCATGCACTGTCTATCATAGAAGCAGTTACTGACGCATGGAGTCAGGCGATCGAAAATAATAAGGACACCAGGTCTGCAACAATGAAAAAACAGTCACTTGCCTATGAGCAATCTATCAATTTCAGGGAGAAGATAAAATATGAAAATCAATAACAACATTCAGGCATTGAATGCCTATCGTAACTTGTTTGAAAACCAGACCAAGACATCGAAGAACCTTGAGAAACTTTCATCAGGTCTTCGTATCAACCGGGCTGCAGATGATGCAGCAGGACTTGCCATCTCTGAAAAAATGCGATCCCAGATCCGAGGATTAAAACAAGCAGAACGTAATGCTCTTGACGGCATTTCATTGATCCAGACTGCTGAAGGTGCACTTACAGAAGTACATTCGATGCTGCAGCGAATGAGAGAACTTGCGGTACAGGGGGCCAACGACACAAATACGCCTGAGGACAGAGAACAGATTCAAAAAGAAATTACGCAATTGGTAGAAGAGATAGACAGTATCTCTGAAAAAACCGAATTTAATACCCAGACACTGCTGGATGGAACGACAGAGAACTTTGTTTTTCAGATTGGACCCAATGCGGACCAGACCGTAACGATAAATATTGATGAAATGAACACAGAAAAATTGGGTATAAATCAAATCGATGTAGAAGAAGGGGCAGAGGAGGCAATTACTCTTCTGGATGCAGCAATCAACAAAATTTCAGATTTGCGTTCTGAACTTGGTGCGGTTCAAAACCGGCTCGAACATACCATTAATAATCTCCAGGTGACACACGAAAATCTCACTTCCTCCGAATCGAGGATTCGTGATGCTGATATGGCTTTGGAAATGACGGAGTTTACCCGGAATAACATATTGAATCAATCAGCAACTGCCATGCTGGCACAGGCAAATCAGCTCCCTCAGGGAGTTCTTCAATTACTGCAATAATCTTAGTGGAACCTGGCTGCCTATTGGCGGGAAGCCGGGTTTTCTTTATAATCAAAACAGACAGGAAACCTGGAGGAATGGCAGTGGATATTCAAAGAGTAGCCAGAACAAACATAACCGGAAAAGCAGATATTAAAAAAACAGGTACCGAAGCGAAGGTCACATTTCAGGAAATGATGCAAAAAGGCCGTGATAATCAGGCGTATGAAAAACTCCATCACCTCCTCGAAAAAATTGATGACCAGGGAAAAACCCTCGCCGAGTCCCGTACAGTTGATGAGCTCAGGAAATACAAACAGCTGGTAAAGGCGTTTATGGACGATGCAGTAAAACTCGGTCTCAGCCTTGAAGAAAGAAAAGGATTCAATAGGAGGGGCCGTACGAAAGTGTATAAAATTGTCCGTGAAGTGGACAGGCAACTTCTCGATTTAACCGACACCGTATTGAATGAGCAGAAAAAAGGTCTGAGTGTATTAAGTGCCATAGGGGAAATTAAAGGACTGCTTGTGAGCATTTATGCATAAGGCAGGCACGTAAAACTATATAGATACTCCTTTTCTTTGCACATCCGCTGCTCTTCATTTTATATTAAAGGCTGTTTTCGTAAGAACGGTGGTCTTTTGAGTTAAGAGTGCTGAAGCAGAAAGGCCGGGGGTTCCTCCGGCAAGAGGGGTCAGACCAGCTCTGTGGAGTCTTGTGAGAGGAAGAGGCACTTCCTTGCGGAGGCTTGCCGCGAGTCCGCGAAAGGGAGTGTATTCCGTTTAACGAAGCTGACATTATTATGGGGGCAGAAAACCTCCCAAATTGTATTTCCA
This DNA window, taken from Alteribacter keqinensis, encodes the following:
- a CDS encoding DNA polymerase IV — protein: MNHNRRKGRIIFHVDMNSFYASVEAAYDPGLKGKPLAIAGNAKERKGIVVTASYEARAQGVKPPMPLWEAKKQCPELVVRKPDFEKYRKASQEMFRILYEYTPLVEPVSIDEGYMDVTEAATNNALSLAKLIQERLVKELNLPSSIGIAPNKFLAKMASDMKKPMGITVLRKREIKNILWPMKTQDMHGIGEKTAEKLEKYGIFTIGDLAQSDPDQLKERLGIGGLRLYEKANGIDLRPVDPDAVNEFKSIGNSTTMPEDITDSAKVRKVLMNLADSVARRMRKKEVYAWNVQITIRYHDRKTITRSRKLQYPVRSHQELFDASWLLFEKYWTREPVRLLGITAMDLVEKDYAYKQLDLFSYKKDIKDHQLSSAVDSIRDKFGESILLKGAQLSKDRSDQLRDQKRRGTSLEKDFLRDNLFDND
- a CDS encoding MarR family transcriptional regulator, translated to MTVSRNNHLLMNYIRGMAKTLEEEWQTSARDLGLTLAEQHIMWIVYLEEKASISRIAKVGLWDRSTVMQVIKRLVGKGYVKVLKDDRDLRVSYVILTEEGKVKRQQTQKESFELFDFIEEYQKKNPGFMEQLVSFHREANRHFHGDEFVDWVETTTKEYDIKTSASGKA
- a CDS encoding flagellin — translated: MKINNNIQALNAYRNLFENQTKTSKNLEKLSSGLRINRAADDAAGLAISEKMRSQIRGLKQAERNALDGISLIQTAEGALTEVHSMLQRMRELAVQGANDTNTPEDREQIQKEITQLVEEIDSISEKTEFNTQTLLDGTTENFVFQIGPNADQTVTINIDEMNTEKLGINQIDVEEGAEEAITLLDAAINKISDLRSELGAVQNRLEHTINNLQVTHENLTSSESRIRDADMALEMTEFTRNNILNQSATAMLAQANQLPQGVLQLLQ
- a CDS encoding acyl-CoA carboxylase subunit beta, which produces MDMYDKINELYDKRRAIELGGGDERIEKQHEKGKLTARERIDLLLDEGTFVELNPYIEHRCLDFGMEKGSAPGEGVVTGYGKVNGRLIFLFAQDFTVYGGALGEMHAKKIASAMDLAVKNKAPFVGLNDSGGARIQEGVLSLDGYGHVFYRNSIYSGVIPQISVILGPCAGGAVYSPAITDFVFMVEKTSQMFITGPKVIQTVTGEQISAEELGGASVHGSISGNAHFSCESEQAALSQVRDLLGYLPQHNEEKPPRQEHNGNKDDFLYDLPDVVPFDPARPYDVRKVLEMVVDEGSFMEVQKSFAKNAVVGFARIDGRSVGLVANQPKVMAGGLDIDSSDKISRFIRMCDCYNVPLITFEDVTGFFPGVKQEHGGIIRHGAKILYAYSEATVPKITVITRKAYGGAYVALNSKAIGADLVFAWPNAEIAVMGPHGAANIIFAKEINESEQPEETRQNKIEEYREKFANPYVAAANGMVDDVIDPRETRQKLIQSLEMLERKSEDRPKKKHGNIPL
- a CDS encoding YaaR family protein, whose product is MDIQRVARTNITGKADIKKTGTEAKVTFQEMMQKGRDNQAYEKLHHLLEKIDDQGKTLAESRTVDELRKYKQLVKAFMDDAVKLGLSLEERKGFNRRGRTKVYKIVREVDRQLLDLTDTVLNEQKKGLSVLSAIGEIKGLLVSIYA
- a CDS encoding M20/M25/M40 family metallo-hydrolase, translating into MINKQRLVDEFKELVQIDSETKYETAIAKVLKEKFEALDVHVKEDDTISVTGHGAGNLICTLEGKSDTDPIYFTSHMDTVVPGKGVTPVEEDGYIKSDGTTILGADDKAGLAAMFEAIRVLEENNIEHGTIQFIITVGEESGLVGAKALDPTDIIAKYGFALDSDGEVGNIIIAAPTQAKVKATVYGKTAHAGVAPEKGVSAITIASKAIARMPLGRIDEETTANIGRFEGGSQTNIVCDRVDILAEARSLVGHKMEEQAAKMKAAFEEAANEMGGKAEVDIDVMYAGFKHEDGDAIVETAKRAAKAVGREPKLLQSGGGSDANIIAGHGVPTINLGVGYEEIHTTNERMPIEELVKTAELVVALIEEAAR
- a CDS encoding EscU/YscU/HrcU family type III secretion system export apparatus switch protein, which encodes MIVSQHFNQIKRKRTNGPSAAVVQYDESAGDAPLVVAQGKGEVAGQIIALAKEHGIPLEEDASLLANLLDLDLGDQVPPQLYSVMAEILLLIEEIDHSY
- the fliS gene encoding flagellar export chaperone FliS; this translates as MISNEALYKKTSQEITALLYEALINNLEEGKGNIECADYLKANLHLQKSADILQRLGAGLNYEAGIVADQLESLYQYISTLVLEANLKKDTVKIDHALSIIEAVTDAWSQAIENNKDTRSATMKKQSLAYEQSINFREKIKYENQ